One Paraburkholderia kururiensis DNA window includes the following coding sequences:
- a CDS encoding PRC-barrel domain-containing protein, with the protein MIRKTWISVAVAACAAVCLQTAQAQVVGHQTIGISVTEADAILAGWSVKRSILGKPVFNEQGQQVGKVYDIVVAPDKSVSYAIVDAQRFVGMRHDVAVPIEQLDFADGKLVLPGATREALKAMPVFQYTKMPAMPKPRDAYQHP; encoded by the coding sequence ATGATTCGAAAGACGTGGATCTCGGTGGCCGTGGCCGCCTGCGCCGCCGTCTGCCTGCAGACCGCACAGGCGCAGGTGGTGGGCCATCAGACGATCGGCATTTCGGTGACGGAAGCCGACGCGATTCTCGCGGGCTGGAGCGTGAAGCGCTCCATTCTCGGCAAGCCCGTGTTCAACGAGCAAGGCCAGCAGGTGGGCAAGGTCTATGACATCGTCGTGGCGCCGGACAAGTCCGTCTCGTATGCCATCGTGGATGCGCAGCGCTTCGTCGGCATGCGCCACGACGTGGCGGTGCCCATCGAGCAGCTCGATTTCGCCGACGGCAAGCTCGTGCTGCCCGGCGCCACGCGCGAGGCGCTGAAGGCCATGCCGGTGTTCCAGTACACGAAGATGCCGGCGATGCCGAAGCCGCGCGACGCTTACCAGCACCCGTAA